DNA sequence from the Electrophorus electricus isolate fEleEle1 chromosome 19, fEleEle1.pri, whole genome shotgun sequence genome:
ACAGTCACAGAATGTGCGATCATCAAGAACTTTGCGTTCGTTCATATGGAGGATCGGAAGAGTGCAACAAAGGCTATCAGAAGCCTTCATTTGCACAAACTGCATGGAACAGCCATTAATGTTGAAGCAAGTCGTGGCAAGAACCAGGGTCCAGTGAAGCTACATGTGGCCAATGTAGAAAAGGGTGCAGATGATGAGCTCAAGGCCTTGTTTGAAGAATACGGTACAGTGACAGAGTGTGCCATAATAAAAAACTTTGCCTTTATACACATGAGCAACTCAGATGAGGCCATGGATGCAATAAAGGGTTTGGACAACTCTGAATTCCAAGGTAGGGAATTCCCTACTCAATTGCATATGAAATCTTGAACTAAAACAACTTCCCTGTAATATGTGGTGTCCCTGTCACAGAATCGTTCTTAAATGTGCTGCTTTAAATTTGCAATGCTTTAATTTCTAGGCAAAAGGATTCACGTTCAAATCTCAAAGAGCCGACCGCGAGGAGAGGAGGATGGTTATGGCCCGCCAGAAACAGGAGGCTATTGGCAGCCCCAGTTCCCTGGTGACCGACCTGAGCCAGGTCCCCCTGGCTATCCTAGTGGCCGCTTTGGTCCCCCTCCTGGGTCCCATGGTTACCCACctgcccctccacctccaccaccccctccGCCCAGACGTCCCCCTTTTCCAGACCGTACCTATCCTTCATATGACCGTGAACGTGGGGGTAACGGTGTGGTGGATTATTATGAGAAGTATCGCGCTCGCCCTTACGGTCTTGCTTCGTACGACGACCGCCGCCTGAGCTCTATTCCGCCGCCCCCGCCTCCCCCTGCATCTGCCGTCATGAGAGAACGCCTGCCCGCTCCCACTCTTGACCTCTATGAGCGACGCCCTCTTCCTCCCCCGCCGTCCTCGTATTTTGCCCGAGATCGTAGTCCTGTCAGAAGGGCTCCACCAGCCCCTGTGGCACCTACGGGAAACGGCTATACATATGAGCGCTCCCGTCTCTCCCCTCTTTCCATGTCTCGGACCCCAGTGTACAGTGCGCCTCGTACAAGGGACCCCTACACTGACAGGGTGCCGCCGCCGCCACCTGCGCGCTACACATACTAAAGTGAATCCCTGCACTTGTGTACCTAAGGTGAGGATAGGATCTCAATGCGAGAGCTTTCTAGGGGGCGGTATGAAGCATGGAAGCGTTTTTCCTAATGCAAAACTTAGTGTTCCACTTAAACTCACGCTGCGCCCTGACCGCGAATACGTAAAGTTAATGGGACGCGTAAGCAATATGGGATAACATGAGGGTAAAAATGACGGTCTAAAAATCGTCTAGCAAAGATGCATACAGCCGACCTAAATTTGCGGAAATTGATAGATTGTGTATAATTATACCATACGGTGGACTTGTCGGTGCAGTATCAAAAATGGCCTTCCTAGGCACTTGACTCATGTCATTTGCTCTCTTTTCAGGTGTAAATTATTCGACAAGATTCGTCGTTGTCGGCTCCAGGTGCACATGGCGCGATACACCCCTCGTCTGACGGAGCGCGTTTCGTTTGCCTGCGCCTCACTTTTTGGAAGAGTTCTATTACAGACTTCACGCTTTAAATTTAAACGATTTTACTCGGCTCGATTTCGTCCTCTTGCTTGAACTGTAACTTTTTGCCTGTTCTTTGTTCTGCTTGTTTTTACTATGTAGAATTCGATAGGTAATTGAACTATTGAACTGACCGCACCAAGCAGACAGGCTGAAGTTTTAGCTtctgttaaaatgaaaatactaAAAGCTGTTAATGGTTCCCAGTGCAGTTCCACTCTCAGCAGTCAAAACTTATGTACATTTTGTGGCATTTCTGTAAAGTCAAAACGTTTTGTTCAATTTGAAGCCCATTATTGGTTAGGTCCTGTAAAAACCTGCAAAACAAGTGCCACGTCTTAGTGTAGAATAAATGGGTACACACGTGCGCCTTGCGATTAAAACCTAGTTTAACAGATCAGCAATAAAAACAGCTACTGGTACAAGTTCCTTTACACTGAAATGTAGATACGGATTCTGGCAGCCCCTCTAATAGGAAAATGTAATCTTTTAGGGAacgtttttggtttttttaaataaaaaatctgcCATTAATGCGTCGATTTGGGTTTTTTAACAGTAGAACGATTTATGGGAATATAAATTAGATGATCCAGTGACTGCCTGCGAATGTCACGTGAACGAGTATGAAATTGAAATAGTATGACACAACACTTAAACCTGTTGTCTCGTTATTAAACGAATAGCATCAACCTTAATCTCTGCGACGACATTTAAAGCAAGCAACGGAGCATTCGCGCATTATATTGTTCCCTGTGTACCTTTTTCCCTTTAAACATCAAACCACCCGCTTCTACATGCCAGACAGCAACCTGGTTTTGAATGTCCCTCCTCCTGTACGTCTGAACTGTCACTCTAAACTTCCTGAATGGAACTCGTCTCCTATTAGACTCAATCAGCCCTCCTCCACGTAAGTGTGGGGCTTGAGAAGGTGGGTTGGCAAGCTCAGGTAAGTTGGTTATGATATTCATAACCTTGCATGCCTTTGAAGTTGGATGTGCTCTTTATTAAAGGTGCTTAATAATTGAGAGAAAGGAGGATAGAGTTTAGGAAGTGCTTTCACTGATTTTCTTAGGACTTGTCAGTGAAGGCTGAATAGGTCTGGTTTCCATAAGGATAGGTTCATTTAGTTTGATTCAATTTTATGCCCTGGCTGCCTGGTGTTATATTTTCAGAACTGAGcatagtttaaaaacaaaaaacaccctgGGGAGTGCACTTTCCAATGTAAGctaaagtttcttgttaactaaATTGTTATTCATAAAGTATATTTTACCTTGTGAGGATACCTTTCCTCAGCATTGGAGCTGCTTGTGTAAATGATACCAGTAATGAAGGAGGGGACTAGAAAATCTACTgactttttcccccctccatAAGAACTCCTAGGTGTAAGTCGTTGGAACACTACAAATGTAGAATAGATATGATATAGAGCCTTCCAGAACTGCAGCTTTGCCCTTTTTCAAATAACAgtgcatgtatataaaatattttggtatAAAGTAATTTCCAGAGCAACTTCGTTATGcaattttacaataaacatttttgggAAAATAAATTGTTCCTGGTGTTTGTGTCCCACTCTAACGCTGTTTCTCTGCAGTACTGTGAACAATAAAACGATTCGAATTTTGAATAGTCATTTTCCGGATGGGATAAGTGAATTTTTGAATACTGAATTTATTTTGAACTATGCAAcaatagttttgttttgcaaCTGATTGGTCTAAAAGGCATAACAAAATCATCCTGCATAAGCGTATGCTTCTAGGTTGAGTCGTGCTATAACATTTTATCGGAAACAAGCTGCCAAGCTTTCaaaattatcaaaaataaatgaactatAATACATAGGGAAACTAAAGTTATGAAATTCAGACTGCTTAGAAAAATCGCACTCTAGACCCCTTGGATAAATCATCGGTCGAACATAATGCCGTACACACCTATAAACCAAAttatcaattaattaaatatattttttatgcgCAATAAATGTACCGAATGTGCTACATGGACTTTACATGTACCGGAAGTGTCTTTTTTTCCGCCGGCgccattttatgttttattcatttccttTGGCGCTTGGCTTCGTATTTGGTTATACGGTAAGCGCTGTGGGCTTTTCagcattgatttattttatatttatgtagctATTAGTGCCTTAGATTACGTTAACGTGCAAcaaatattcttatttttattttgtttaacgTTTGATGGTTCTATTCTTGACTAGCTATTTCAGTTGTCacgtagctagttagctagctttaggttagctaacctttttagctagctagctatttcaGTTTCCAGTTTGCTAACTATGGCTCGCTGGTGGGTGAGTTAAGGCTTACGAAGACGTTCATAAACTGCAGCTGGTCATGCGTTGTCGCTCAGTATAACGTCAACTGACGTACACTTTTGTATTGTCGGTCAAGATTTGAATCGTTGAATACAAAACTGCTAACTTAACCACATACTAGGTATGGCCTGAACACTAAGCTAACGCTATTAGCCAAACTTCCCTTTCCCAATCTGATACTAAACTGATACCATTAACGCCTGCTAGCTAGATAATGATATCAGGCTACTTGTGATAACTACCTGCCTGATTTAAACTGAAGTATACTCATTGACTGATTATAATTTTTATGTGGCTGGCTAGCTTTCTAGCGTTAGCTGACTTTGCTATTTCAAGTGGAATTGGGCGTTAAGATCAACCGATTGGTGCCACATAGACCGGCGGTAATGGGTAATGTTCATAATTAGAACGTGGTAGCTACGTTTACGGGGTTTAAAGAGTAAGCGACACGTCAATAACTATCAACTGCATACCGTACATAGTTTTAATCATAGGCTGATGTAATCAATCATGGTAAATTAGCTAGATATCAAACTCGCTTTCTAGTTAAATCCTATCGTTCTTAACGAAACATCTGTAGGTTAACGTGCATCTCGCAATTATACTCTCTGCCTACCCAGgatttaaaaaactgcagtaAAGATGGTTAAGATCTTTGTTGGCAACCTTTCTTCAAACACAACAAAGGAAGACCTGCGCAGTCTTTTCTCGCAGTATGGAACGATTTCGGAGTGTGACGTTCTGAGAAATTTTGGATTTGTGCATATGGATAATaaggaggaggctgaggaagCAGTTAGTAAACTCCACCACCACGAGCTCAACGGGCAGTCTATTAATGTGGAGATGAGTCGAGGGAAGCCCAAGGGAACGACTAAACTGCACGTAAGCAACATAAGCAGCGAGTGCACTAATCAGGAGCTACGGGCCAAGTTTGAGGAGTTTGGGCCTGTTGTCGAGTGTGATATTGTGAAAGATTACGCCTTCGTACACATGGAGCGAAAGGATGATGCAATGGAAGCTATCAGTACGCTGGACAACTCTACCTTTCAAGGTGAACGTTCACAGAAAACGAAGAAAGCCAGTGCTAGCTACAGCAGATTCTAGCTACAGTTAAAAGTTTCTTTTGTTTAGTAATGGTTGTAGTTTATGAAGTATAATTCTGCCCTCTACTTAATGAAGAAGTGATGGTTGCTAAACAATTATTTGAACTTTACATCGAAAAGTTTAGGTTTTTGTTTAGATTTCTGAAAAGTTTTTCCTACCTGAATTAATTTCTGTAGGTAATTTTCTAGCAGACTATTCCACTTATGGCTGCACTTTCAGCTTGATTTGTGCATGCTCTTGAATGCGATTgcgtgaaagaaagaaagctttTACACTGTCTTGCGtgtcttctcttcctctcataaGGCAAGGTGATAAACGTACAACTCTCCACCAGTCGCCTCCGCACAGTGCCCGGCATGGGAGACCTAACCGGCTGTTATGTCTGCGGAGAACAGGGTCACTGGTCCAAAGACTGCAGGCGCAGTCAGAACGGTAGCTATGGGATCGGTCCCATGGGGGGATTCCGCGGTGGCAGAGGTTTCCCTAGAGGAGGGCCTGGTTATGGCAGAGGAGTACCAGGAATGTTCCCCGCCAGGAGCTATCCACCTGGACTGCCCCCTGGTCCACCTATGGGCCATCAGCCCAGCTATGGGGTCTCACAGGAGTATGGTGCTGCTGATGCTCACTATCTAAGCAAACCAGTGAGCGCCTACCCGGAGAGGCCCTCTCTATATGAACGCGACAGCTTCGGTGGCTTTGATTACTATGAAAAGTTTCGTGTCCGCCCCTTTGGCTATTTTGAGGATAGACGTATCCCTattccccctcctcctcctctttcctcttcttcctcccttTCAAGGGTCCGAATGGTTCCCTCTGGCCTTGACCCCTATGACCAGCATGCTCTGCCGCCACCCCCACCATCCACCGCCTCTGCGTTCTACTCGCGGGACCGTAGCCCAATCAGGAGAATCGGCACTGGGTCTGAGGGCTACACATATGAGCGTTCACGTCTTTCTCCAGACCAAAGGAGCTCCTCATATACCATGTCACAGTCCACTGACCCCCAAACCGAGCGGGCACGATATGCTTTCTAAACTGCACACATGCCAAGGTGAGCGAAAAGGAGTCATGACTTAGCAGGAATTTATTCTGATGACAAGATTGTGTGCTAACACGTCACAGTATGTTTCACGACAGAGAATTGTGATCATGATTCACTTGCAGTGCATAATGAAAGGAAGCTTCTTCTCTGGTTGTGTGGTTGTCTAAATGGTGGTTGGAAGTAGGACCCTTACAAATCTATTCTGTTGTTTTCCAGGTGCTTTGAAACAGCAGGACTTTGCGATCATTTCCTCCACCTCGCTTCgatcagatagatagatagatagatagatagatagatagatagatagatagatagatatagatggaTAGTGAGATGCAGGGTTGGATCTGAGCGATGCGGGGCTAAAAGGGCACATAGCTCAGTTACCTTTTACCAGCTCTGAGTTGaggcatttccttttttttttttttttttttttgcacttcaATCCTGATGTGATCTACTAGTTATTTCCTTTTTAgtaacccctcccccatcttCAGTTTGGGGGCACTAAATACAGTGAATTCCataattttatttcttcatttatttcagcaaGTATCATGTCAACAGTCTTTATCAATTTCTTGACATGGCAGACAATGTTTTAGAAAAACTTTATTCTTCAAGCCTGACTTCAAAAAGCTTTATGGAGAGCATGAAACCTAAAATGAACATTCCTGTTCCCTCACTACttgcttttctctttcacacagctAATTAAATtgcattctgttctgttcttacTTTTCTCACTTTCAAAcaagatgtttgtgtatgttttaatgttgtgactAAGCTACACATAAATAGAGGAAAAGTTGTTACTTAAACTGCCAGTTTAAgtgatattttcaaatataCTGTAAGATTTTGGAGTTTCTACATTAACTTTGGGATGATTTAGAATCTCTTTGACCCAAATTAGGATTTATGGGTCAGTTAtttaaaatagttaaaaatttattattttaatctgtgtgtAACTTTTTGTACACAACATTTTCCTGTTAACTGGTGGCACAAGGACATCTGGTAAAAGAATCTGCAAGCCCACACTTATTCAATCCATAAATCAGTATTCACAATGGATATACCagataagaaataaaaatgtaatgaccAACTGTCACTCAGGGCTCCGTTAACTTTTGagagtgctggtgtgtttgaAACTTCTTTATGGGTGTGTGGTTGGCAAATTGTTTATAAAATTGATTTCTTTCAGAAGTCgtcgggtttttttttttttttttggttttttttttaagttttttttttttttaatgttttgtaataaacCAACGGATTTTGGCGAATATTTCTGGTGTACGTTTTATGCTTCTCCCAACAAAAGATAGACTGCAGTATCCATTAACTTACGAAGTTGCTCCGGTGCCAAACTACTGAGTGTAAACGCGGGAGGGGGATGGGCGAGGAGGCACCCGCGTAATCGTCACCGCTCCTGCgcggtgttttgtgtgtttgctattCTCGCCATTTCAACCTAGCCTGGCTACATcttaaaaacaattacaaaggTATGTTACTAAATCATTAGATTTTAGTCCGTAGCGCATTACATAGACCAAATGCAGAACAACTAGGGTTTGGCTAACGTTATAAATTGTTTCTGATGCTACTAGTACATCTCTAGCTAGCTCCATCGCGAGGTTAGCTCGCCGTTGTGAATGCGTTAACTCGCTTTACTGATCACAGCCAGCTAACTATAGGACGAGGCCTTTGTGGTAAAAACCCATACCTAGCTAGTTAAATGGGGTTGTTAGTTGGCCGCATTTTAGGTGGTTGTGCAACAGTTTCGATATGTTGGTTACTGGCTGTTTTCTGAGCTGGATACTGTTATCTAACGTTAGCGTTTAGCCTGAGCGGACTGTTTGCGCTCTGCGCACGTGCTGTTCCATTGTCCTCGGCGCGAGCAGGCCAAACCCGCCAGATCGCGCTTCTGTTTAATCAGAGCTCACGCTTAAGGGCAGACCATGTGCATAGAAAAGGGTTTATAACCGCGTGTGTTGCACGACAGTAAACTCCAAAACGGGTAGGCTAATGTTAGGCTGCAGTCGGGATACGTGCAACATTTTGTTCAAAACTTTTACTTGCCgttttttttgttaaagtaaaacatctttctgttttgttttgatcatAGGGGCTTGAGGTAACAATAAAGCACCAAAATGGTGAAAATCTTCGTCGGGAACCTTTCCCCAAACACAACAACAGAGGAGCTTCGATCTCTGTTTTCTCAGTATGGTAAAATATCAGAGTGTGATATTGTGAAGAACTTTGGCTTTGTCCACATGGATGACAAAGCAGAGGCCGAGGAAGCCATTCGCAACCTCCACCATTACATGCTTAATGGTCTCGCCATGAACGTGGAAATGAGCAGAGGAAAACCAAAGGCCTCCACTAAGCTTCATGTGGGGAATATCAGCAGTAGTTGCACCAATCAAGAGCTGAGGGCGAAGTTTGAGGAGTATGGCCCTGTGGTTGAGTGCGACATAGTGAAGGACTATGCTTTTGTACACATGGAGCGAGTGGAAGATGCTATGGAGGCCATCAGTGGGCTCGACAACACCGCCTTTCAAGGTGAACCAGCATGCAGCTCTAGATAGTCTGTTGCAGGGCCTTCATTTGGCCAAAGCTAAATCACTGTAACttggaaattattttttatatatattttacttttcttcCTTTGTATCAATTATGACCTGTAAAGCAGGTGAGTATGTGGGGGAAAAATGGTGAGCAAAATAATTACTACAATTTTAAAGGTATGTGGGCCTTAAAATTGAATTTACATCcttaattttttaaagcaatgagATCTGGGACCCCTTGGTTGTCTTTACCTAAAATCATGTGTAGAAggaatgttttgtgtgtaattgtatgcTTCACAGTGATCTTGATGGACACATTTCGTGAGCATTTCAGCCTTCACTCTTAAATTGCTTTGAAATTTTTATTTAAGAAGTCCTTCAGAAGACGTTGGACTGTCTTAAGTGGCCATTTTGTTACTGTTTAGTCCGTAAACCCTAAGTTTTAACTCATGCCTTAATGGAACATACAAACCCTAACCTTCGAATGTCTGTACAAGATGTGTTGAGTATCGTGGCAAATTGTCTTGCGTCTTTCTTTTTCCCAAGGCAAACTGTTGAGTGTGAAGCTTTCGACTAGCCGCCTGCGTACTGCGCCGGGAATGGGAGAGAGGACGGGTTGTTATCGGTGTGGTCAGGAAGGCCACTGGTCCAAGGAGTGCCCGCTGGACCAGAATGGCTCCTACCGAGAGGGCCCGGGCGCGGAAGGATATGGTCCCCCCAGGTTCGCAGGGGGTGTTGCTCGTGGCGGTCGCGGTTTCCATCGTGGCTTCAGTGGTGAGCCAGGCTACGCCGGCACCTATGCACCCGCGCATGGCTTGGCCCGGGGAGCTGGTTACACTGGCCCTGGGTACGGAAGGGGCACGGGCTACGAAGGCGCAGTGAGTTACGGTGTGCCACCGGGCTACGGCATTGGTGCGATGTACGGAGGTGAGGCTGCATATGGCAGCGGTGGCGCGGGATATGGCAGCGCGGTGCCCGGTTACCCCATGCGGCGAGCGTCCTATGACGAAAGGGATCCGTATGGGGTGGTGGACTACTACGAAAAGTATCGGGCGCGTCCGTATGGAGCCAGTTATTTCGAAGACAGACGTGCTGTCCCACTtcctgcccctcctccccctaCGTCCTCGGCCGTCGCGAGAGACCGCCTGTCCACTACTAGCGTCGACCCATACGAGCGCCGCCCTATTCCCCCTCCTCCGGCTCCCGTCACTTCATACTATGCCCGCGATCGGAGCCCGATCCGACGACTACCTCTAGAGGCGGAAGGATACACGTTCGAGCGCTCGCGCCTCTCCCCAGTCTCTTCGCTCCCTCGGACCACTGCGTACGAAATGCCGCGGGATCCTTTCGCCGACCGGGCGCGCTACGCGTACTAACCTAGTACATGCCCGCATTCAGTAAATGTGCACGCACAGAATATGTAGGGCAGTGTTCTCAGAATATAGTGAGGCCTCTGGACTCAGGTGTGCGTAGCTTTCTGTATCAAATTGAAACCATGCTATTAAGTCAGCTAAACTATAGTTGGGATTTTagtagtgtttgtttattcatttgtgctTATGTTTATTCAGATGCTAGCAGACCAACCTCAAGAGTGCCCTGATTAACTTGTTGTGTTGTGATGATGATCTGCTCTCTTTGCAGGTGTTCCTCGATCGTGCCTCCAGAGACTCTTAGTCATTCAGTGGTTTACTTTTAATCTTGCATTCAATAAGTTCTGGCTTTTGTGGTGTTGCAGGTGTTATGTTTGTTCTAAGAGGAATATTTAATGCTTCGTCATGTCCATCACTTCCTGAGTATTAGTACTAATAAAGGCCCTTTCTGTTAGTTttgaaacattaaataaaataaacctgtACGAGTTCCTGTTACAATAGTAtttcacaaacctttttaatttCATAACTTAGTTTTAAAATCTAGTCTTcgtattatttttaacattcttTTGTCTCCCAAGGAGACAGTCATTATGATGTCATACTAAATCTTTCACACATGCTTAATCACATAaatgtttgaacattttatttacttattttttattattattattgggaTATTTTTGCAGGTAAAGGAACACTAAATGATAGTCAAATATCAGACACTTATGCTTACAATACTTATGTCTAGTGTATCTGGAATtctaaaattaaagaaaatatagaACTAACTGATGGATTATAAAATTAACTTAATGAAGGGCAGGTTTAGCGATGCTATAAAAATACACTTGACAGAATTGCACCAGTAAACATCATCTGTAATCTGAAAAACTAATTTGTTATAAATCAGTCAACAAAGGAATTAATTCAAATGGGattcttttcatttctgcatgTGGTATTTACAAGGGGTTTGTGGTGCTAGCATAAGTACAGTTAGCCATCAGTTAGCCACAGAGttaatactttaaaaaacattgtGTCCAAAGTGTAGCACACTCTTAAAACTGATTTCCGCTTCTGATTCAACAGTTATAATCTGGAAAACACTGGGTCATTCCTGGGTTTATGAATTTATGgtgaaaatcaaaataaatagttaTGTTCAAGAAACTTAAAACTTTCAGTTGCTTATTCCAGagttaaatgtaatttctgaCTGGAAATCACCTCTTAATGATGCACAAAGTAGAAGTTCCATTTTCTTCTAAATTTCATCAAGAAGGAATTTTTTGTAATGTTCCAAGGCAGCTGTATGTGGAAGTCATGATGGAGGCTACAATCGAGCAATTGACGCTGACTCctgtgaaaaatgtattttactggAGTATTTTAGACATGCCACCGTAAATAAGAACCTGTAACTTCAAAGCAGgttgaaatgttttttattgtaGCGATCCTCTTTTTCATTTGTTCAAATGACCATGACCACATGGCAAAAGTACTTGCCCTGACCCAGCAGTATCGCTTGAAGATAGGGATTAGCAGTGTTGTGATTCAGTGACAGATTGTATTTCACTTACGTCCTCAATAAAACGACTGTatttagatgtattcttgtatttatgtttttgtgtattaagGCATTTCACATTGAAATTCAATTACGTAAATATTACATGACTACAATTTGAAGTTACAATTGTACAAACATGTTCAGAAAGGGTTTGCTGTTAATTTCCTATACAGGAATATATATTTATCGTACCGTCTGCTTAAACAATGGCTCGATTGTTAGTCGCTGATGAGAGAATCGGTAGGCTTCTCAATTCTATTGCCATTCGTGTGTGATTATAAATGACAGGAAACAAACGGTTTAATAAGTTGTGTGCTTATAGGAGCTCATTTGTTATGATAGGTTATTAAAACAAGTCGAGCGGAAATCTCAACACGGAAAGTTGGTTTATGTTGAATAGTGCtccattttgtttgtcttgAAAATGTAAACCTCTTAAGAATTAAGcggtgtgtttgtttctcattttactttattttaagatatattttaATGGTGCTAAAATCTGGAATCTCAACTTTGTGAAGTGTGACTTATTAAATATTGGCTAGTCCATTACTTTCTCCCAGTGGGTGCAGTTCAGAAAAGGGCATTCGATGTATTCGGCTGTTCCATGAAATTGCTAGACCTTCATCGGGCATGTTCCGCAGCGATGATTGAATGGTGCTGCAACCAATCACACTTCAGTACAATTCGAAGGTGGGACTAGGGAGCGCCTTATTATCCAGTAACATTCGAGAATATTATGATTGGCACGTCCTCTGACCAATTCGATCAGTCGTACTCTTGCTACTGAACCTCCTTTGTCCACCTCGACTGACGCCATCTTGACCATCGGGTGACGGAGAAGGTTCCACAGTTATCGACTCTGAATAATTTTGTGAATAAGCTTGTCACAGGATTGCTGAGGAGGAGATACTCGACAGAGACTACTGATTGTAGGAAGATAGCATATTGAGAAATGGCAACGGGAGCAAATG
Encoded proteins:
- the rbm4.3 gene encoding RNA-binding protein 4.3 → MVKIFVGNLPPQAETDEIQVLFSQYGTVTECAIIKNFAFVHMEDRKSATKAIRSLHLHKLHGTAINVEASRGKNQGPVKLHVANVEKGADDELKALFEEYGTVTECAIIKNFAFIHMSNSDEAMDAIKGLDNSEFQGKRIHVQISKSRPRGEEDGYGPPETGGYWQPQFPGDRPEPGPPGYPSGRFGPPPGSHGYPPAPPPPPPPPPRRPPFPDRTYPSYDRERGGNGVVDYYEKYRARPYGLASYDDRRLSSIPPPPPPPASAVMRERLPAPTLDLYERRPLPPPPSSYFARDRSPVRRAPPAPVAPTGNGYTYERSRLSPLSMSRTPVYSAPRTRDPYTDRVPPPPPARYTY
- the sf1 gene encoding splicing factor 1 isoform X5 — encoded protein: MVKIFVGNLSPNTTTEELRSLFSQYGKISECDIVKNFGFVHMDDKAEAEEAIRNLHHYMLNGLAMNVEMSRGKPKASTKLHVGNISSSCTNQELRAKFEEYGPVVECDIVKDYAFVHMERVEDAMEAISGLDNTAFQGVPRSCLQRLLVIQWFTFNLAFNKFWLLWCCRCYVCSKRNI
- the LOC113587693 gene encoding RNA-binding protein 4.1-like, which encodes MVKIFVGNLSSNTTKEDLRSLFSQYGTISECDVLRNFGFVHMDNKEEAEEAVSKLHHHELNGQSINVEMSRGKPKGTTKLHVSNISSECTNQELRAKFEEFGPVVECDIVKDYAFVHMERKDDAMEAISTLDNSTFQGKVINVQLSTSRLRTVPGMGDLTGCYVCGEQGHWSKDCRRSQNGSYGIGPMGGFRGGRGFPRGGPGYGRGVPGMFPARSYPPGLPPGPPMGHQPSYGVSQEYGAADAHYLSKPVSAYPERPSLYERDSFGGFDYYEKFRVRPFGYFEDRRIPIPPPPPLSSSSSLSRVRMVPSGLDPYDQHALPPPPPSTASAFYSRDRSPIRRIGTGSEGYTYERSRLSPDQRSSSYTMSQSTDPQTERARYAF
- the sf1 gene encoding splicing factor 1 isoform X4 produces the protein MVKIFVGNLSPNTTTEELRSLFSQYGKISECDIVKNFGFVHMDDKAEAEEAIRNLHHYMLNGLAMNVEMSRGKPKASTKLHVGNISSSCTNQELRAKFEEYGPVVECDIVKDYAFVHMERVEDAMEAISGLDNTAFQDMSQKKRKKSRWSSETPDQKTVIPGMPTVIPPGLTREQERAYIGPLHLSPSIIVKASG
- the sf1 gene encoding splicing factor 1 isoform X3, with protein sequence MVKIFVGNLSPNTTTEELRSLFSQYGKISECDIVKNFGFVHMDDKAEAEEAIRNLHHYMLNGLAMNVEMSRGKPKASTKLHVGNISSSCTNQELRAKFEEYGPVVECDIVKDYAFVHMERVEDAMEAISGLDNTAFQGKLLSVKLSTSRLRTAPGMGERTGCYRCGQEGHWSKECPLDQNGSYREGPGAEGYGPPRFAGGVARGGRGFHRGFSGEPGYAGTYAPAHGLARGAGYTGPGYGRGTGYEGAVSYGVPPGYGIGAMYGGEAAYGSGGAGYGSAVPGYPMRRASYDERDPYGVVDYYEKYRARPYGASYFEDRRAVPLPAPPPPTSSAVARDRLSTTSVDPYERRPIPPPPAPVTSYYARDRSPIRRLPLEAEGYTFERSRLSPVSSLPRTTAYEMPRDPFADRARYAY